A part of Flavobacteriaceae bacterium GSB9 genomic DNA contains:
- a CDS encoding oxidoreductase, which yields MKRNVSLVVLVLVLFSCAKRKNVIPKDFNDVEIETILQDSLLNVRAIELGDETGNLFFATSNGDLGFTNEKAIYYPIPVSDSLELNFRAVAHGFVITIGSPTFIFKIQKDSIKIVYQENHPKTFYDSMDFWNNHEGIAIGDSTDGCLSIIVTRDGGDTWTKLPCNQLPKGLDNEGAFAASDTNIAIIGESTWVATTAGRVYYSPDKAKTWQVFDTPIVKEKETEGIYSIDFYDELNGFAIGGDYTNPDANAANKIKTTDGGKTWHLVAQNQNPGYRSCVQYVPNGNAKELVAVGFKGIDFSNDSGGSWKHLSDEGFYTIRFLNDSVAYVAGAGRISKLTFKE from the coding sequence ATGAAAAGAAATGTGTCCCTGGTGGTGCTTGTTTTGGTGTTATTTTCCTGTGCAAAAAGGAAAAATGTTATTCCTAAGGATTTTAATGACGTTGAAATTGAAACGATTTTACAGGATTCGCTTTTGAATGTTAGGGCCATTGAATTGGGAGATGAAACCGGGAATTTGTTTTTTGCAACTTCCAATGGAGACTTAGGTTTTACAAATGAAAAAGCTATTTATTACCCTATACCTGTCTCCGATTCTTTAGAGCTTAACTTCAGGGCGGTTGCTCACGGATTTGTCATTACGATAGGAAGTCCCACTTTTATTTTTAAAATACAGAAGGATTCAATTAAAATAGTTTACCAAGAAAACCACCCCAAAACTTTTTACGATTCCATGGATTTTTGGAATAACCACGAAGGTATTGCTATTGGCGACTCTACCGATGGCTGTTTAAGTATTATCGTTACCAGAGATGGCGGTGATACTTGGACAAAATTACCGTGTAACCAATTGCCCAAAGGCCTCGATAACGAAGGTGCTTTTGCCGCTAGCGATACGAATATTGCCATAATAGGGGAAAGTACTTGGGTGGCCACTACGGCGGGACGCGTGTATTATTCTCCTGATAAAGCTAAAACATGGCAGGTTTTCGATACGCCAATCGTTAAGGAAAAGGAAACCGAGGGCATTTATTCCATCGATTTTTATGATGAACTAAACGGTTTTGCCATTGGTGGCGATTATACTAATCCAGATGCTAATGCGGCGAACAAAATTAAAACTACCGATGGCGGCAAAACATGGCATTTGGTAGCTCAAAACCAAAACCCTGGGTACAGAAGTTGTGTGCAATATGTGCCAAACGGAAATGCTAAGGAACTTGTAGCTGTTGGTTTTAAAGGTATCGATTTTAGTAATGATTCCGGAGGGTCATGGAAACACTTGAGTGATGAAGGGTTTTACACCATTAGGTTTTTAAACGATAGTGTAGCTTATGTTGCTGGGGCTGGACGGATTTCAAAGCTTACTTTTAAGGAATAA